In Terriglobus sp. TAA 43, a single window of DNA contains:
- a CDS encoding TonB-dependent receptor, which produces MRKFAVSSFSFLLCLSPAIAQTDRATLTGTVTDAQGGTIRGAVVIATSQASGLTYKATTNQAGVYVISSLPVGTYTETIVETGFRPVQFQSFALQIGETREMNAKLAIAAADTVVEVSTEEDDLNRVSSEIGGVVHGAQLNELPMNGRSFERLEATVPGAVDAAGSTQDQIRFVGLSQEDNGFHMDGVDASGINHQFQKLDMRLQIPVEAISEFKASSAAYSADQGGSAGGQIEIVTKSGGDKFHGSAWEYLRNNIFDASPWNSKGLPTLRLNNFGANIGGPVLKNKFFFFANWEAYRQVLAQQVTGIVPTAAYRTAAIAKSPALATIINSYVSGGTPTSDPNALSFTGSGRNPVQEDAGMIRLDYKPNGRTTIFGRYSTDHFSTTAPNGIEITPNGQLSTLFNTLTAPNAVIDVSHNFSSSIFTDLRFGYNRAEYSEGGDQTLPYNVAVTGFSTLVTPATDDRFDTAYSVVDDTTFVKGKQVFKGGLRVRRVQENKNTPKIPVITSTYLNESNFQQNLMDSYAYQGAAAMTGQRQTEYGAYLMDTIRLKQNLILTAGLRYDFWSVDHDVLGRGVVVDPLTCPNVQCPSGSAWYFPDRNNLAPRLSLSWSPAMFHNKTVISGGGGIFYGQGQFGHQGAAIGNIPQRFTLAQTTTPGLSFPIDPYLGNASLSVSPTGQDRNRKDAQISEWTVSVQQQLAKGTSMTASYIGSVGSSLWSNVVANGVDPSTGVRPYASYTKSTFTWDRTQGTRAYNALELGVHRDYRTGLLISANYQFAHSIDDGSVGGAEAISPQNQTCIRCERANSQFDMRHYVSGSAIWKLPVGRGQAFLSNAGPLVNTLLGGWQMAGIASIRGGLPLNVTISRSATALPDQINNNQRPNRIVGVPLYPSNRTTKQWLNAAAFSVPANGTWGNAGRNLVRGPGHWQADLALQKTFKIWERLSTSFRAEAFNVFNVAQYGSPVVALSSSGSGSNLQIVPGNFGLINSAFSTVPTGSGTPRQLELSLRIDY; this is translated from the coding sequence ATGCGGAAGTTTGCCGTTTCCAGCTTTTCTTTTCTCCTATGTTTGTCTCCCGCAATCGCACAGACCGATCGCGCAACTCTCACGGGAACCGTTACCGATGCTCAGGGTGGCACCATTCGTGGCGCAGTCGTTATCGCAACCTCACAAGCGAGTGGCCTGACATACAAGGCAACGACGAATCAAGCAGGCGTGTATGTAATCAGTTCTCTTCCAGTGGGAACCTATACCGAAACCATCGTTGAAACCGGCTTCCGCCCGGTACAGTTCCAGTCTTTCGCTCTTCAGATTGGCGAGACACGAGAGATGAATGCGAAGCTTGCAATTGCTGCGGCGGATACCGTGGTTGAGGTAAGCACCGAAGAGGATGATCTGAATCGCGTATCCAGTGAGATTGGCGGCGTCGTCCACGGAGCGCAACTCAATGAACTTCCGATGAATGGCCGTAGCTTTGAGCGTCTCGAAGCTACCGTCCCTGGAGCGGTGGATGCGGCGGGTAGTACGCAAGACCAGATCCGCTTCGTAGGCTTGTCTCAGGAAGACAACGGCTTTCACATGGATGGTGTCGATGCTTCGGGTATCAATCACCAGTTCCAAAAGCTGGACATGCGCCTCCAGATTCCGGTCGAAGCGATCTCTGAGTTCAAAGCGAGCAGCGCAGCGTATAGCGCTGATCAGGGCGGTTCGGCGGGTGGTCAGATTGAAATCGTAACCAAGTCGGGCGGCGATAAGTTTCATGGTTCTGCATGGGAATATCTTCGCAACAATATCTTTGATGCCAGCCCGTGGAACTCCAAGGGACTTCCGACGTTGCGGTTGAACAACTTCGGCGCCAACATTGGCGGTCCGGTTCTGAAGAACAAGTTTTTCTTCTTTGCCAACTGGGAAGCTTACCGGCAGGTTCTTGCGCAACAAGTGACCGGTATCGTTCCAACGGCGGCGTACCGTACCGCAGCCATCGCGAAATCGCCGGCACTGGCAACCATCATCAATTCCTATGTGAGTGGAGGTACACCCACCTCTGATCCGAATGCTCTCTCATTTACCGGTAGTGGTCGAAACCCGGTACAAGAAGATGCCGGCATGATCCGCCTGGACTACAAACCGAATGGCCGCACCACAATCTTCGGTCGTTACAGCACGGATCACTTCAGCACCACAGCACCAAACGGAATTGAGATTACGCCGAACGGGCAGCTTTCAACCTTGTTCAATACGCTAACTGCGCCGAATGCCGTTATTGACGTTTCCCATAACTTCTCATCGTCGATTTTCACGGATCTTCGCTTCGGTTATAACCGTGCTGAGTATAGCGAAGGTGGCGATCAAACGCTGCCGTACAACGTAGCAGTGACCGGCTTCAGCACCCTCGTGACGCCTGCTACCGACGACCGTTTTGATACGGCATATAGTGTGGTCGACGATACGACTTTCGTGAAAGGAAAGCAGGTCTTCAAAGGTGGCTTGCGTGTCCGTCGAGTGCAGGAAAACAAGAACACACCGAAGATCCCTGTTATCACATCGACCTATCTCAACGAATCAAACTTTCAGCAGAACCTGATGGATTCCTATGCCTACCAGGGCGCTGCAGCCATGACTGGACAGCGCCAAACAGAGTACGGCGCTTACCTTATGGACACCATTCGCCTGAAGCAGAATCTTATCCTCACTGCAGGTTTGCGTTATGACTTCTGGAGCGTGGATCACGATGTCCTCGGACGTGGTGTTGTTGTTGATCCCTTAACCTGCCCAAATGTCCAATGCCCCTCTGGTAGCGCCTGGTACTTTCCCGATCGCAATAACCTTGCACCGCGCTTGTCGCTTTCCTGGTCACCTGCAATGTTCCACAACAAAACTGTAATCAGCGGCGGTGGCGGCATCTTCTATGGTCAAGGGCAGTTTGGTCACCAGGGCGCGGCGATCGGAAACATTCCGCAACGCTTCACCCTAGCACAGACAACGACGCCAGGCCTGAGCTTTCCAATCGATCCGTATCTCGGCAATGCATCGTTGAGTGTTAGTCCCACAGGGCAAGACCGCAATCGCAAAGATGCACAGATCAGCGAGTGGACTGTGAGCGTACAGCAGCAGCTGGCTAAGGGGACGTCCATGACGGCTTCTTACATCGGTAGTGTGGGCAGCAGCCTCTGGAGCAACGTAGTCGCCAATGGCGTTGATCCTTCGACAGGCGTCCGCCCTTACGCAAGCTATACGAAGTCAACCTTCACGTGGGATAGAACGCAAGGCACACGAGCATACAACGCCCTTGAACTTGGTGTGCATCGTGATTACCGCACTGGCCTGCTGATCTCAGCTAACTATCAGTTCGCGCATTCAATTGATGATGGTTCGGTGGGCGGAGCAGAAGCGATCAGCCCGCAGAATCAGACATGCATTCGTTGCGAGCGTGCAAACAGCCAGTTCGACATGCGCCACTACGTCTCCGGAAGTGCGATTTGGAAACTCCCTGTCGGACGTGGTCAAGCGTTTCTCAGTAATGCCGGTCCACTTGTGAATACGCTCCTCGGTGGATGGCAGATGGCAGGCATCGCAAGCATCCGCGGTGGTCTTCCGCTCAATGTGACCATATCGCGTTCGGCGACCGCGTTGCCTGACCAGATCAACAACAATCAACGCCCGAATCGCATCGTTGGAGTGCCACTTTATCCTTCCAATCGCACAACGAAGCAATGGCTAAATGCCGCCGCGTTCTCGGTGCCAGCAAACGGAACCTGGGGCAATGCTGGTCGCAATCTTGTGCGCGGTCCTGGACACTGGCAGGCGGATCTAGCCCTACAAAAGACGTTCAAGATCTGGGAAAGGCTTAGCACGTCCTTCCGTGCGGAAGCCTTCAATGTCTTCAATGTCGCGCAGTATGGAAGCCCGGTTGTAGCACTTAGTTCTTCTGGTTCGGGAAGCAATCTGCAGATCGTCCCAGGCAATTTCGGTTTGATCAACAGTGCATTTAGCACGGTTCCTACCGGTAGCGGTACGCCACGTCAGCTCGAACTAAGCCTTCGCATTGACTACTAA